In the genome of Paenibacillus sp. FSL R5-0766, one region contains:
- a CDS encoding M42 family metallopeptidase, producing MNEKTMDMFRTLTEFPSASGFERELRGWMKDKLSAYTDEFVQDRLGSLFGVLRGEESGPKVMVAGHFDEVGFMTTGITETGMIKFRPLGGWWSQAVLSQRLEIITPDRRITGVVGSTPTHLLDESQRNKPVDLNTMYLDIGADNRAEAESWGIHPGMQIVPICEFTPMANPKKIMAKAWDNRYGVGLALELVEALHKEKLPNTLYAGATVQEELGLRGARTAANLIQPDIFFALDCSAANDMTGDKQSFGHIGEGALLRIFDPGMFTHRGMVEYVQDTASSNQIKMQYFISPGGTDAGQVHLSGIGVPSTVIGICARYIHTSSSIIHTDDYDAAKELIVKLVKGLDRTTMNTIINNA from the coding sequence ATGAATGAAAAAACGATGGATATGTTTCGTACGTTGACGGAATTTCCTTCCGCATCCGGTTTTGAACGTGAGCTTCGCGGCTGGATGAAAGATAAGCTTTCCGCTTATACCGATGAGTTCGTCCAGGATCGTCTGGGGAGTCTATTTGGTGTATTACGCGGGGAGGAATCCGGTCCCAAAGTTATGGTAGCCGGACACTTTGACGAAGTAGGTTTCATGACTACTGGCATTACGGAAACAGGCATGATCAAATTCCGCCCACTGGGTGGATGGTGGAGTCAGGCTGTACTGTCTCAACGATTGGAAATTATCACACCTGATCGTCGGATTACCGGAGTGGTAGGTTCTACACCTACACATTTGCTGGACGAGTCGCAGCGGAACAAACCTGTGGATCTGAATACCATGTATCTCGACATTGGGGCGGACAACCGTGCGGAAGCAGAATCTTGGGGCATCCACCCAGGTATGCAGATTGTGCCGATCTGTGAATTCACACCTATGGCCAATCCTAAGAAGATTATGGCTAAAGCGTGGGATAATCGTTACGGCGTAGGACTTGCACTTGAACTGGTTGAAGCGCTTCACAAGGAAAAACTGCCTAACACACTCTATGCTGGTGCAACGGTTCAGGAAGAACTGGGGCTTCGCGGTGCACGTACGGCGGCCAATCTGATTCAGCCTGATATCTTCTTTGCACTTGACTGTAGCGCGGCGAATGATATGACAGGTGACAAACAATCCTTTGGACATATCGGAGAAGGCGCATTGCTTCGTATTTTTGACCCGGGTATGTTCACCCATCGCGGAATGGTGGAATATGTTCAAGATACGGCTTCATCCAATCAGATCAAAATGCAGTATTTCATCTCACCAGGTGGTACCGATGCAGGTCAAGTTCACCTGAGTGGCATTGGTGTACCATCAACAGTGATTGGTATCTGCGCACGTTATATCCATACCTCATCTTCCATCATTCATACGGATGACTACGATGCAGCCAAAGAACTGATCGTGAAGCTGGTCAAAGGTCTTGATCGGACAACGATGAATACCATAATTAATAACGCGTAA
- the aroE gene encoding shikimate dehydrogenase — translation MSEDKKGTPSLPVLLGVMGDPIAHSKSPAMHNAALQAAGVNGMYMPLHVHPDQLEAAVRGIVALGYRGVNVTIPHKEQVMQYLDVIDESARLIGAVNTIVNESGTLTGYNTDGIGYVRSLKEEAVPELAGKRIAVLGAGGAARGVIYALALEKPERIHILNRTADRAIALASDLRGHGLGEISGSGMEDAATVLATADIVINTTAAGMHPHVDDVPVDPALIREGAAVSDLIYNPLETRLLRESRMRGCTVHGGLGMFVYQGAVAFEHWLGIPAPVETMRRAVLNSFEV, via the coding sequence ATGTCTGAGGATAAAAAGGGCACCCCTTCACTTCCTGTGTTGCTTGGCGTTATGGGTGATCCTATTGCTCATTCCAAATCACCGGCAATGCACAATGCGGCCCTGCAAGCTGCAGGAGTGAATGGAATGTATATGCCGCTGCATGTTCATCCGGATCAATTGGAAGCGGCAGTTCGGGGAATTGTGGCATTGGGCTATCGTGGTGTCAATGTCACGATCCCGCATAAAGAGCAGGTGATGCAGTACCTGGATGTGATCGATGAAAGTGCTCGCCTGATTGGTGCGGTGAATACCATCGTCAATGAAAGTGGAACACTGACAGGGTACAATACGGATGGTATTGGCTATGTCCGATCGCTGAAGGAAGAGGCTGTGCCTGAGCTTGCGGGTAAACGTATTGCTGTACTGGGAGCAGGTGGAGCGGCAAGAGGCGTTATATACGCACTTGCATTGGAGAAACCTGAACGCATCCACATTCTGAACCGTACAGCGGACAGGGCTATTGCACTCGCTTCGGATTTACGGGGCCATGGCTTGGGAGAAATCTCAGGCAGTGGCATGGAAGACGCTGCGACGGTCTTGGCTACGGCTGATATTGTGATCAACACAACGGCTGCCGGAATGCATCCTCATGTTGATGACGTGCCAGTTGATCCCGCACTGATCCGTGAAGGCGCAGCTGTGAGTGATCTGATCTATAATCCGCTGGAGACCCGTCTGCTTCGGGAGTCGCGGATGCGAGGATGCACAGTGCACGGTGGTCTGGGTATGTTTGTATACCAGGGCGCAGTGGCCTTTGAACATTGGCTTGGCATTCCGGCTCCAGTGGAGACGATGAGACGAGCGGTACTAAACAGTTTTGAAGTGTGA
- the yqeH gene encoding ribosome biogenesis GTPase YqeH, producing MTEPHNGNLAVRCSGCGVHLQTENSELPGFIPEKALDREPVICQRCFRIKNYNESSSVTVDQDEFLALLSKIGDKDALVIHIVDLFDFDGSIISGLQRFVGNNPVLLAVNKTDLLPKVTNWNKVRNWVQKQAKEQGLRTVDVVLCSAKQNQGFDRLLELVGTYREDRDVYVVGGTNVGKSTLINRLIRDYSDLEQELTTSRYPGTTLDMVNIPLDDGKYIIDTPGIVYPWRFSEIVSRKDLAAIMPEKPLKPAVYQLNSGQTLFFGGMARFDFVEGDRQSFTCFISTALDIHRTKLERADDLYRDHLGELLSPPTREDAAEMAEWTRHEFRIKRGSQSDVFISGLGWIKVNGDIGALVAVHAPKGIRVQIRPSLI from the coding sequence ATGACAGAACCGCATAACGGCAATCTTGCCGTAAGGTGCAGCGGATGTGGCGTGCATCTGCAAACAGAAAATTCGGAATTACCAGGGTTTATCCCCGAGAAGGCATTGGATCGTGAACCGGTTATATGCCAGCGCTGTTTCCGCATCAAAAACTACAATGAGTCATCATCCGTTACGGTGGATCAGGACGAATTCCTGGCGCTGCTTAGCAAAATCGGGGATAAGGATGCACTTGTCATCCATATCGTTGATTTGTTTGACTTTGATGGCAGCATTATCTCCGGTCTGCAACGTTTTGTAGGCAACAATCCGGTATTGCTTGCTGTGAACAAAACGGACTTGCTTCCGAAAGTAACCAACTGGAACAAGGTTCGGAACTGGGTACAGAAGCAAGCCAAAGAACAGGGTTTGCGTACCGTGGATGTAGTCTTGTGCAGTGCAAAGCAAAATCAGGGCTTCGACAGACTGCTTGAGCTTGTAGGAACGTATCGCGAAGATCGTGACGTGTACGTGGTTGGTGGTACCAATGTGGGTAAATCCACACTGATTAACCGTCTGATTCGTGATTACAGCGATCTGGAGCAGGAACTGACCACATCCCGTTATCCGGGAACAACGCTGGATATGGTGAACATTCCGTTGGATGATGGAAAATATATCATTGATACGCCTGGAATCGTGTATCCATGGCGTTTCAGCGAGATTGTTTCACGTAAGGATCTCGCTGCCATCATGCCGGAAAAACCGCTTAAACCGGCTGTGTATCAGTTAAATTCCGGTCAGACGCTGTTCTTTGGCGGCATGGCTCGATTTGACTTTGTGGAAGGTGATCGCCAGTCGTTCACTTGTTTTATCAGCACTGCGCTTGATATTCATCGGACGAAGCTGGAGCGTGCAGATGATCTGTACCGCGACCACCTTGGAGAATTGTTATCTCCGCCAACCCGTGAGGATGCAGCAGAGATGGCGGAATGGACCAGACATGAATTCCGCATCAAACGCGGCAGTCAATCGGATGTATTCATCTCGGGTCTGGGCTGGATTAAGGTTAATGGCGATATTGGAGCGCTTGTTGCTGTGCATGCTCCAAAAGGCATTCGTGTACAGATCCGCCCATCCTTAATCTAA
- a CDS encoding MoxR family ATPase — MPVRKESIQIISAVRSNLESCIMGKSFEIQLLLTALLAGGHVLIEDVPGTGKTQLIKALSKSMRGEYRRIQCNPDILPSDITGVSVFHPKDERFYFRPGPVMTNILLADEINRATTKTQSALLEVMEERSVTVDGDTYDLPHPFMLCATQNPIDFEGTYTLPEAQLDRFMLKISLGYPDKEIEKILLKQHQLGQPVDRLESVTHMDQISAIQQEIREVFIGDPVMDYLLDVVRQTRSHPSVLLGASPRAAISFMMAVKAFAFLQERDYVLPDDVKTMAPYVISHRIVLRPESRLDSMSSEAVLKAVLQQVRVPVSMGQ; from the coding sequence ATGCCTGTGCGCAAAGAGTCGATCCAAATCATATCCGCAGTTCGTTCAAATCTGGAATCCTGTATTATGGGGAAATCCTTTGAAATTCAACTTTTACTTACAGCTTTGCTTGCAGGCGGGCACGTTCTGATTGAAGACGTACCGGGAACTGGCAAAACGCAATTAATCAAGGCATTATCGAAATCCATGCGTGGTGAGTACCGACGCATTCAATGTAATCCTGATATTTTACCTAGTGATATTACGGGGGTATCTGTGTTTCATCCGAAGGATGAGCGGTTTTATTTCCGGCCAGGTCCTGTGATGACCAACATTTTGCTAGCTGATGAGATTAACCGGGCCACAACAAAAACCCAATCAGCTTTGCTTGAGGTTATGGAGGAGCGCAGTGTAACCGTTGATGGTGATACGTATGATCTGCCACATCCATTCATGCTCTGTGCAACTCAGAATCCGATTGATTTTGAAGGTACGTACACTTTGCCGGAAGCACAACTCGACCGGTTTATGTTGAAAATAAGTCTGGGTTATCCCGATAAAGAAATTGAGAAAATCCTATTGAAACAGCATCAGCTCGGTCAGCCTGTAGATCGCCTTGAATCCGTGACTCATATGGACCAGATATCGGCAATCCAGCAGGAGATTAGGGAGGTCTTTATCGGTGATCCGGTTATGGACTATCTGCTTGATGTTGTTCGTCAAACCCGCTCCCACCCATCTGTATTGCTGGGTGCCAGCCCACGGGCAGCCATATCGTTCATGATGGCCGTAAAAGCCTTTGCTTTCTTGCAGGAACGTGATTATGTGCTTCCGGATGATGTGAAAACGATGGCCCCTTATGTGATCTCTCATCGTATTGTGCTTCGTCCCGAATCGAGACTGGACAGTATGAGTTCCGAGGCCGTTTTGAAAGCCGTACTCCAGCAAGTGCGCGTGCCCGTCTCCATGGGGCAATAG
- a CDS encoding DUF58 domain-containing protein, translated as MVWMCCLAYVLFQGGKTSLMLLSMVTLLCVYLAIAGFSGVRRAQGVRRLSSGPDHEELLHAGDQVQVQLSLTIPGFLPLPYVVVREMLHRHNGESWSFKESLIPNMRGNGELSFQTPPLERGKYVFSETECASEDIFGLIEHRGKFKAKGEFRVLPRTVFIPYWQLYDRKSRLSGPQTALTRSRRETTQINGVRDYVYGDRLSRIHWNATAKTGNWKSKEFEHESVPKTILVLDALASSYEHGDAFEIAVSTAASLLEYGVRERMGMGLLTLSEQTSFMAPSESLMERQKMMHHLVDIQYNGQDTHLLPGVERIARQLPQGAYFVVISPQKDEKIMELLRWADTRGMTPCHILIDTSESRRSAEWNAMLRGRGTRSFTVSHLQELPTVMGGGSV; from the coding sequence ATGGTGTGGATGTGCTGTCTGGCTTATGTTTTGTTTCAGGGCGGGAAGACATCCCTTATGTTGCTGTCGATGGTGACCCTGCTCTGTGTGTACCTTGCCATAGCTGGATTTAGCGGGGTAAGACGTGCTCAAGGAGTTCGTAGGTTATCTTCTGGTCCAGACCACGAAGAATTGCTGCATGCGGGTGACCAGGTTCAAGTACAGCTGAGTCTGACGATTCCGGGATTCCTCCCGCTTCCCTATGTTGTTGTACGTGAAATGCTGCATCGGCACAACGGAGAATCGTGGTCGTTCAAGGAAAGTTTGATTCCCAATATGCGAGGTAATGGCGAGTTGTCTTTTCAGACACCGCCACTTGAGCGGGGAAAGTATGTTTTTTCAGAAACGGAATGTGCCAGCGAGGACATATTTGGACTGATTGAACATCGAGGAAAGTTTAAGGCCAAAGGTGAGTTTCGTGTACTGCCAAGAACGGTATTTATTCCATATTGGCAGCTCTACGACCGCAAATCACGGTTATCCGGTCCTCAGACGGCGTTAACCCGTTCACGGAGAGAGACCACTCAGATCAATGGTGTACGTGACTACGTATACGGAGATCGACTTTCCCGCATTCACTGGAATGCCACGGCAAAGACAGGGAACTGGAAGTCCAAGGAGTTTGAACATGAGTCTGTGCCCAAAACCATTCTGGTTCTGGATGCGCTGGCATCAAGTTATGAACATGGGGATGCTTTCGAAATTGCCGTTTCCACGGCTGCCTCTCTGCTGGAGTATGGTGTCAGGGAACGAATGGGGATGGGGTTGTTGACATTGTCAGAACAGACATCCTTCATGGCCCCCAGTGAAAGTCTGATGGAACGACAGAAGATGATGCATCATCTGGTGGATATTCAATATAACGGTCAGGATACCCATCTGTTGCCCGGCGTGGAAAGAATCGCACGTCAACTGCCTCAGGGAGCCTACTTTGTCGTGATTTCTCCCCAGAAGGATGAAAAAATAATGGAACTGTTGCGCTGGGCCGATACGCGGGGCATGACTCCATGTCATATTCTGATCGATACCAGTGAATCCCGCCGGAGTGCCGAGTGGAATGCCATGTTGCGTGGAAGAGGCACGAGGTCATTCACTGTTTCTCACTTGCAGGAGCTTCCAACGGTGATGGGGGGAGGTTCTGTATGA
- a CDS encoding YqeG family HAD IIIA-type phosphatase, producing the protein MFKMLMPKLRVDTVFDINLEELYAQGYRGIITDLDNTLVGAKAPDATPELIEWFARVKEAGFKLMIVSNNNLNRVSLFATPLDIQFVHSARKPSNVPFRRAMKMMELSPENTIVVGDQMLTDVYGGNRMGLYTVLVLPISIGDEGFMTRFNRRVERIALTSLRRKGLWLEEEKKK; encoded by the coding sequence TTGTTTAAAATGTTAATGCCCAAGCTGCGTGTAGACACGGTTTTTGACATTAATCTGGAAGAGCTGTACGCTCAAGGCTACCGTGGAATTATAACTGATCTGGATAACACACTCGTTGGAGCCAAAGCCCCTGACGCTACGCCCGAACTGATTGAATGGTTTGCACGTGTGAAAGAGGCAGGTTTCAAGCTGATGATTGTGTCCAATAACAATTTGAATCGTGTATCCCTGTTTGCGACCCCGCTGGATATCCAGTTTGTGCATAGTGCACGCAAACCATCGAATGTACCGTTTCGTAGAGCAATGAAAATGATGGAGTTATCTCCTGAAAACACGATTGTAGTAGGCGATCAGATGCTTACGGACGTTTATGGAGGGAACCGAATGGGGTTATATACCGTTCTGGTACTGCCAATCTCCATTGGGGACGAAGGTTTTATGACCCGCTTCAATCGACGCGTGGAACGGATTGCTCTAACGAGTTTACGCAGGAAAGGCTTATGGCTTGAGGAGGAAAAGAAGAAATGA
- the spoVAD gene encoding stage V sporulation protein AD has translation MKRLGRQTWQFENRPRIIGKAAVVGPEEGEGPLSSDFDYVYDNLEIGEKTWEKGERKLLEQASQLALVNANITKEELQFFVGGDLMNQIISSSFSARKLGVPYLGVFGACSTSMETLALASMIVDSGAGDYVLAGTVSHNCTVEKQFRYPTEYGSQKPPYAQYTVTGSGCGVVSRTGDGPVVTKATIGRIMDLGIKDPFNMGSAMAPAAADTIISHFRDTGLEPGYYDLIVTGDLASVGLPITKELLQKEGIPMEQTVFNDCGLMIYDREKQPYVVAGGSGCGCSATVTYGHILNRMQKGDLKRVLVVATGALLSPISYQQGESIPCIAHAVAIEKEG, from the coding sequence GTGAAACGATTGGGTCGCCAGACATGGCAGTTTGAGAATCGTCCGCGGATCATCGGTAAAGCCGCAGTTGTAGGACCAGAAGAAGGCGAGGGTCCACTGTCATCTGATTTCGATTATGTCTATGACAATCTCGAGATCGGCGAGAAAACGTGGGAAAAGGGAGAACGCAAACTGCTCGAACAGGCCTCTCAGCTGGCTTTGGTTAATGCAAATATCACCAAGGAAGAGCTTCAATTTTTTGTGGGTGGAGATCTGATGAATCAGATTATCAGTAGTTCCTTTTCAGCGCGAAAACTGGGTGTGCCTTACCTGGGTGTCTTTGGAGCCTGTTCTACTTCCATGGAAACGTTAGCGTTAGCGTCCATGATAGTTGACTCCGGGGCTGGAGATTATGTCCTTGCAGGAACGGTGAGCCACAACTGTACGGTGGAAAAACAATTTCGGTATCCTACGGAGTATGGTTCCCAAAAGCCGCCTTATGCGCAATATACCGTCACAGGATCAGGGTGTGGTGTGGTCTCCCGTACGGGTGATGGTCCCGTTGTTACCAAAGCCACGATTGGACGCATTATGGATTTGGGCATCAAAGATCCCTTTAACATGGGTTCAGCCATGGCGCCAGCAGCAGCCGACACCATAATCTCTCATTTCAGGGATACGGGATTGGAACCCGGCTATTATGATCTCATTGTGACCGGGGATCTGGCTTCCGTTGGTCTGCCAATTACGAAAGAGCTTTTGCAAAAAGAAGGCATTCCCATGGAACAGACGGTTTTTAATGACTGCGGCCTGATGATCTATGATCGGGAGAAACAGCCTTATGTTGTTGCCGGGGGAAGTGGCTGCGGATGTTCTGCCACCGTCACCTATGGTCACATTTTGAACCGGATGCAGAAGGGTGATCTTAAACGGGTGCTCGTCGTTGCTACGGGTGCGCTGTTATCTCCGATTTCGTACCAGCAGGGTGAAAGTATTCCTTGTATTGCACATGCCGTAGCCATAGAAAAGGAGGGATAA
- a CDS encoding transglutaminase domain-containing protein, with amino-acid sequence MSTKGNESVAGKRSWYHAASLLWIFLIGMQWISFTQESWYTETTSLVLWTLAAVSVLEVILPFKTMYRAIIKAVVVGYILHKTLIDYTVYIPYGSLTDRAEQFILHMTPYIWFSLCAWVMLEAALRLVTTTRRILVFLGVNIISMGILDSFTQIPLWIEIAWVMFAGMGWLVCQHFRNYQLQYPQGWKRIIRYPYKVLANIAIIFSLIIVASVNMPEIPPTLTDPYTAWRNYTGTSTNQAGNGNLDIPAATESGYSREDNQLGGGFNFDYTPVMSVTTNERSYWRGETRAEYTGTGWDDRGRGSTENVEAGQPLENQESGNVNTKQVTQNVTMLNDNVYPILFGAYSIAEVSSINGEDRTERMLWNAEQAELHVVTDRQQPQYPKTYTIVSEAPVIVEDELRTKSFEDLYNSNPADDMYLQLPSRFPDRVSDLAAEITASANTPYEKVALLQNYLQTNFEYTNNPDLSRKVSSDFVEGFLFDIMEGYCDYFSTALVMMARSEGIPARWVKGYAPGQLSLNSDMQAPRQPGAEIETTYTVTNADAHSWAEVYFGEYGWIPVEATPGFDMPLLTEQPDVQPVDEPEEEPEEEPIQEEEQTPAPEQTSSAIPTFVIWAAGAIIVLWVAYMFWRNRFSMRFFLLRLRTGGPLTPEQKVVAETERWIQYVKRKGLTRSGDETLRESVARWSQAKPAAEATLHELLTKFEQTRYSPASVTADDWKGVYQTALKLRKELKAERA; translated from the coding sequence ATGAGTACAAAAGGAAATGAAAGTGTTGCAGGAAAACGATCCTGGTATCATGCAGCGTCGTTGCTCTGGATTTTCCTGATTGGAATGCAGTGGATTTCATTTACGCAGGAATCGTGGTACACGGAGACAACTTCTCTGGTGTTATGGACACTTGCAGCGGTTAGTGTGCTGGAGGTCATTCTGCCCTTCAAAACGATGTATCGGGCGATCATCAAGGCGGTCGTTGTTGGTTACATTTTGCATAAAACGCTAATTGATTATACGGTGTACATCCCTTATGGCTCTTTAACGGACCGAGCGGAACAATTCATATTACACATGACGCCGTACATCTGGTTCTCCCTGTGTGCATGGGTGATGCTTGAAGCTGCGCTTCGACTCGTGACCACAACACGTCGCATTCTTGTTTTTCTGGGTGTTAACATCATTTCGATGGGGATTCTCGATTCTTTCACTCAGATTCCGCTCTGGATTGAAATCGCGTGGGTGATGTTTGCGGGGATGGGATGGCTCGTATGTCAGCATTTCCGTAACTATCAGCTACAGTATCCACAAGGTTGGAAACGAATCATCCGGTATCCTTATAAAGTCCTGGCCAATATTGCCATTATCTTTTCTTTGATTATTGTAGCCAGCGTTAATATGCCGGAGATTCCACCCACCTTGACGGATCCATACACAGCTTGGCGTAACTATACCGGAACTTCCACCAATCAGGCTGGTAATGGAAACCTTGATATTCCGGCGGCTACCGAATCGGGATACAGCAGGGAAGACAATCAGCTTGGTGGAGGATTCAATTTCGACTATACCCCTGTCATGTCTGTCACCACCAATGAGCGCAGTTATTGGCGCGGTGAGACACGTGCAGAGTATACAGGCACAGGCTGGGATGACCGTGGACGGGGTTCAACAGAGAATGTTGAAGCCGGACAGCCTCTGGAGAACCAGGAATCCGGTAATGTGAATACCAAACAAGTGACTCAGAATGTAACGATGCTGAATGATAATGTCTATCCGATTCTCTTCGGTGCTTATTCGATAGCTGAAGTTAGCTCGATTAATGGTGAAGACAGAACGGAACGGATGTTGTGGAATGCCGAACAGGCTGAACTTCATGTGGTGACAGACCGTCAGCAACCGCAGTATCCCAAGACGTATACTATCGTATCGGAAGCCCCTGTGATTGTGGAAGATGAGCTTCGTACGAAGTCATTTGAAGATCTGTATAACAGTAATCCGGCAGATGATATGTACTTGCAGTTACCATCCCGTTTCCCTGACCGGGTGTCAGATCTGGCAGCCGAGATAACGGCATCTGCGAATACTCCGTATGAAAAAGTGGCATTACTGCAAAACTATTTACAAACTAATTTTGAATACACGAACAATCCGGATTTATCTCGAAAAGTAAGCAGCGACTTTGTGGAAGGTTTCCTGTTCGACATTATGGAAGGCTACTGTGATTACTTCTCCACTGCGCTGGTGATGATGGCGCGCTCGGAGGGCATTCCTGCAAGGTGGGTTAAAGGTTATGCGCCTGGACAACTGTCCCTGAATTCGGACATGCAGGCTCCACGTCAACCTGGCGCGGAGATTGAGACGACCTACACCGTTACCAATGCAGATGCACACTCCTGGGCAGAGGTTTACTTTGGTGAGTATGGATGGATCCCTGTTGAAGCAACACCGGGCTTTGATATGCCGCTGCTGACGGAACAGCCTGATGTACAACCTGTAGATGAGCCAGAAGAAGAGCCAGAAGAGGAGCCGATACAAGAGGAAGAGCAGACCCCTGCACCTGAGCAGACATCGTCTGCCATCCCAACTTTTGTTATCTGGGCTGCAGGAGCCATTATCGTATTGTGGGTAGCATATATGTTCTGGCGTAATCGTTTCTCCATGCGATTCTTCCTGCTTCGTCTACGGACAGGTGGACCGCTCACCCCTGAACAGAAGGTAGTGGCAGAGACCGAGCGTTGGATTCAGTATGTGAAACGCAAAGGGTTGACCCGGAGCGGAGACGAGACACTTCGTGAATCGGTAGCCCGCTGGAGCCAGGCCAAACCTGCTGCAGAAGCAACATTGCATGAGCTTCTCACGAAGTTTGAACAGACTCGTTACAGCCCAGCGTCCGTAACTGCCGACGACTGGAAGGGCGTCTATCAGACCGCCTTGAAGCTGCGGAAGGAACTGAAAGCGGAACGGGCATAG
- the spoVAE gene encoding stage V sporulation protein AE, with product MQFLWAFIVGGLICVVGQLLMDGVKLTPAHTMSTLVVTGALADAFGVYDPLVKFAGAGATIPITSFGNSLVHGALTELEKEGWLGVITGIFDLTAAGISSAIIFSFLAALVVKPKG from the coding sequence ATGCAGTTCTTGTGGGCATTTATTGTTGGCGGTTTAATCTGTGTTGTCGGACAGCTTCTAATGGATGGGGTTAAACTGACGCCAGCTCATACCATGAGTACACTTGTTGTGACAGGTGCGCTTGCGGATGCATTTGGCGTGTATGACCCCCTGGTTAAATTTGCAGGTGCGGGTGCAACCATCCCCATCACAAGTTTCGGTAATTCCTTGGTGCACGGGGCATTGACGGAGCTGGAAAAAGAGGGATGGCTGGGTGTGATTACAGGGATTTTCGATCTGACTGCGGCGGGAATATCGTCAGCGATCATCTTTTCTTTTCTCGCGGCATTGGTGGTTAAACCAAAAGGCTAA
- the yhbY gene encoding ribosome assembly RNA-binding protein YhbY → MLNGKQKRFLRSQAHHLTPVFQIGKGGTNEHLFRHIEDAIEKRELMKVQVLNNNDEDRKEMAEEVARETGSELVQLIGNTIILYKESRDNKQIELPR, encoded by the coding sequence ATGTTAAACGGTAAACAAAAGCGCTTTTTGCGGTCACAGGCACATCACCTGACCCCTGTATTTCAGATTGGTAAAGGTGGAACTAACGAGCACCTGTTCCGTCACATCGAAGATGCGATTGAGAAGCGCGAATTGATGAAAGTGCAAGTGTTGAACAACAATGACGAGGACAGAAAAGAGATGGCAGAAGAAGTTGCCCGTGAAACGGGAAGTGAGCTTGTACAACTGATTGGTAACACAATCATCCTGTACAAAGAATCTCGCGATAACAAACAAATCGAACTACCTAGATAA
- the spoVAC gene encoding stage V sporulation protein AC codes for MDEKEYKKVAKKHEPPRPILKNCLKAFLVGGTVCLIGQAIQEAFMAGFDMTSKEASSPTVAVMILISVILTCLGVYDKMAQWAGAGTAVPVTGFANSMCSAALEHRAEGLVLGVGANMFKLAGSVIVFGVVAAFVVGIVYAFLGFGGGHL; via the coding sequence ATGGATGAAAAGGAGTACAAAAAAGTCGCAAAAAAACATGAGCCGCCTCGTCCAATCCTGAAAAATTGCCTCAAGGCATTTCTGGTTGGGGGTACTGTCTGTTTGATTGGACAGGCCATTCAAGAGGCTTTTATGGCCGGTTTCGACATGACATCGAAGGAAGCTTCCAGTCCTACAGTGGCGGTCATGATTCTCATATCGGTTATTCTAACGTGTCTCGGCGTTTACGATAAAATGGCTCAATGGGCAGGAGCAGGAACTGCTGTGCCGGTTACCGGCTTTGCCAATTCCATGTGTTCTGCTGCACTGGAACATCGTGCTGAAGGACTGGTGCTCGGTGTAGGGGCCAACATGTTTAAACTTGCTGGTTCCGTTATCGTGTTTGGTGTCGTGGCAGCATTTGTCGTAGGGATTGTTTACGCCTTTTTGGGATTTGGAGGTGGGCACCTGTGA